The following proteins come from a genomic window of Carassius gibelio isolate Cgi1373 ecotype wild population from Czech Republic chromosome B8, carGib1.2-hapl.c, whole genome shotgun sequence:
- the LOC127964069 gene encoding uncharacterized protein LOC127964069, with amino-acid sequence MSLKEEPQRAYSERAHSPAPSYMSLSSDWSMDLPTNFKSGEAILLDLSESKKRICELPTMKQDRVEMLHLSKEPSDEHKNIRVKSERAASPAPSYMSLKTDLSMDPPTNFKDFLLDTRVRSGRAPSPTVSQWSDSSDEPPVNCKAEDTVPLDSRLRTSHHFKCPLCKSMLKDPVSISCGHNYCRGCINEYWDNCAGEYVCPQCGNPSETRPVLNTNAALDEVVKSLQQAGFSPVLPPQSYAGPEDVACDYCTEEKLKAVKCCLTCVMSLCETHVKSHYTIAALQKHTLSDVTGDKKSGPSEQHQNTDDSFSSTGQQDQTDKTQDVIEEEIRSILHSVFNTCTSETEVSKDETNISKLALLCSEQQDDSGHKSLSKLNENDTKKEIFKMEEIYFGDDYSENDFGANNYEVDLAEYSPLDVEVDYDDWEFYNYEGRTLEDYDDDIPDGGNCYDDYDDYY; translated from the exons ATGAGTTTAAAAGAAGAGCCTCAAAG AGCATATTCAGAGAGGGCACATTCTCCTGCACCCAGCTATATGTCTTTGAGCTCAGATTGGTCGATGGATCTaccaacaaactttaaaagtggAGAAGCAATTCTTTTGGATTTAAG tgaatcCAAAAAGAGGATATGTGAGCTCCCAACAATGAAACAAGACCGTGTGGAAATGCTGCACTTGAGTAAAGAGCCAAGTGATGAACACAAAAACATAAG AGTAAAGTCAGAAAGGGCAGCTTCTCCTGCACCCAGCTATATGTCTTTAAAAACAGATTTGTCAATGGATCCACCAACCAACTTTAAAGATTTTCTTTTGGATACAAG AGTTAGATCAGGGAGAGCTCCTTCTCCTACAGTGTCTCAGTGGTCAGATTCGTCAGATGAACCACCAGTTAACTGCAAAGCAGAAGACACTGTCCCCTTAGATTCAAG ACTTCGGACAAGTCATCACTTTAAATGTCCTCTGTGCAAATCGATGTTGAAAGATCCAGTGTCCATCTCATGTGGGCACAATTACTGCAGAGGATGTATTAATGAATACTGGGACAATTGTGCTGGAGAATATGTCTGTCCACAATGTGGTAACCCATCAGAAACCCGTCCGGTGCtgaacacaaacgcagctctagATGAGGTGGTTAAAAGCCTGCAGCAAGCAGGCTTCAGTCCAGTACTTCCTCCTCAATCCTATGCCGGACCGGAAGATGTGGCCTGTGATTACTGCACTGAGGAGAAATTGAAAGCTGTAAAGTGTTGTTTAACCTGTGTCATGTCCCTCTGTGAGACTCATGTCAAGTCACATTACACAATAGCTGcactacagaaacacacactgtCAGATGTGACTGGAGACAAGAAGTCAGGACCCTCAGAGCAGCACCAGAACACAGATGACAGCTTCAGCAGCACTGGACAACAGGATCAGACCGATAAAACTCAAGACGTTATAGAG gaGGAAATCAGGAGTATCTTACATTCTGTGTTCAATACCTGCACATCAGAAACAGAAGTTAGTAAAGATGAAACTAACATTAGTAAGCTTGCACTATTGTGCTCCGAGCAGCAAGATGATTCAGGACATAAAAGCCTCTCCAAGTTAAACGAGAATGatacaaagaaagaaatatttaaaatggaGGAAATATATTTTGGAGACGACTACAGTGAGAATGATTTTGGTGCAAATAATTATGAGGTAGATCTGGCGGAATATTCTCCTTTAGACGTGGAAGTTGATTATGATGACTGGGAATTTTACAATTATGAGGGACGTACTTTAGAGGATTATGATGACGACATTCCAGATGGTGGCAATTgttatgatgattatgatgattattattag